The Musa acuminata AAA Group cultivar baxijiao chromosome BXJ2-5, Cavendish_Baxijiao_AAA, whole genome shotgun sequence genomic interval TGAGATTATGGTGTCAACGATCAGTCAGAAACACGAAAAAACTATGCCTACAATTAACTGCAGGCATAGGATAGTTTAaactaaaaaatctaaaatttatttACAAATGCAGAATTTCACCAGTTCTTGTGGTTTTATTCTATCTTCTCCTTTCTATGTAAATATGAAATGTTACTTTTCTATAACATGGATAAATGTTGCAGAAACAATTGTTGCAATGCTTATCTGTCTGTAGCCATAACATGACTATTTACTTTTGTCTACACTATATGTTCCgcttttgtaaatataaagaACTAACATTGGGCTGGTAATGATATATTTCCTAAGAGCAAAAGTTCAAAACCTTTATACTTCTACATCATTTTTATCTTTTGACCTCTTATTGATCAGTTCGAAAGATGACTAGAACTTTGTCGATATTTACGTAATATTGCTTTATTCTTAGATGATTTACTAGACCATATATGATTCCACACAGTTGCTTCCTCTTTGTATGGAACAGCAAAATCTGTTTCAGCATGTGATCTGCATTTGGATCCTTGTGAGACTCGATTGTTGCATGATTTCTCCTATGCAACCATTTGATCCAAGAAACACAGAAAATCTCATATACCATACCATCCTAAAAAATGATCTAATATTTATGACAGTTATGCACATGTAAGTGATTCTCCTGTACCGACATTCAAAACCACTTTTTCCTGTAATCTTCATGCTGTCCGACCTTCTTCAATTTTCATCCTTCAGTATTTCAATTAGTTGATAGACATACCTTACCAACACCTATACGCATTGTAAGAGGTCTTCCACGCTTATAGCTGCTATCGAACACAGTGCCATCAGCAAACCGTGCAGTATAATGAACCTGTTACAAAATACAAATTTATCATGATAATAAATGAATGCTAATGTAACCAAACTCATTGTCATTCTTATGGAGAGATCTCCAGACAGAACATCTAGAACTCTCCAAATCCTTGTCAGTTTGaacaaaaataataaacataCATCGCACTCATTTACAATATATATTTCCCTATGAGAGATCTATACTCTTCCATATGTTTGCTAGAATGTATCATCCCACAATTTTGGACTTCATGACACTAATCCTCTATGTTATTGGAGTTAAAGTTGAATATGAGCTTGAATTTGTAGTTTGCCGTCaacttatcatgaaaatttttttaATGAACGAGATTAACGGAAAAAAGTAACATCAAATAGCTATCTGATATGAACTCATATTTACATTTTTCTTCCTGAAAATATGCTAATCTCATATGAACTTTTAATTGTCATCTTTAGCCATCTGCAAATTCGACGGCAGCTGAAGCGCAAAAGCGTCCAAGATCGAATTTTTAGACTCACGTTGATGAGCTCGCCCCGAGGTGCCTCGACGCCGGTCCCGATTGCGACGTCACAGTAACCAAGGCCGGACCTCGCAAAGCTCATGTCACAAAGTGGCTCACCTACAGTGGCGTAGTATTCTATTCTGGTGGCACTAGCATCGGATGCGAACCAAGAGGCCGCCAAAATACCGACTCCCACCCCGAACAGCCGCCTACTGGTGGATGGCACCGGTgccaagaaggaagaggaggaggaagtggaGGCGGTGGCCGCCTCCTCCGCAGGGTCGCCAACGGGGAGAGAAGGCGCAGGGAGGGACAGGTGAAGAGGGGAGGCGCTCCTCGCGAGGAAAGGCGGCGCCTTGTGCGATTTGGGAAGCGAGGGGAGGAGGCGAGGATTAGAAACCGCAACAGATAACGCGGAGATGGCCATGGCTCTGTTCTCTCGCCACTCTATCTCAAACTCGTGGGCTTTAATGTTAGGAAAACTTGCACATATATCCCtccaaagtttatatatatatatatatatatatatatatatatatatatatatatatatatatatatatatatatatatatatatataataaaaatatttcttgatacgatggtaagattaCTCATTTGCGACTTAAGaaataaagatttatattaaaaaataatttatttaaatatttaaatgtaaGATGTCATACGAGAATTAATACATAGTTTGCatggtaaaaaaaataaaagaacgaATAAATTTGCTAGGcgtagaatatttttttatattttaaactcACATGAATTCTAATGGTTAACTATATTTTTTAGCATAAATACCGACAAACATGATATATATGAACGAAGACATGTGGTAAAATTTATAGGAGCAAATATGTTATTTTCCACATTTGAAAGAATAAATATGTAAAACTTGGGCCACATCCCAATATATTTTCaacttttttgttttaatttttttaagttttagtGATTAAGATAATTTCTAGTAAATAAGTGTTTAAGTTAGGAAATGTCTTGTCTAAATCATCTTAATGTGGAGGCCCAAACACTGTTCAAAGTCAAAGCCAATTTCCAGTGTAGCTTCAATTGTCATACATTGTTCTGATTACAATTTCCTCATCAATTTGGGCATTATGTGATTCTTATGTCCATTGATTATTAGAGTTAAATAGCTTTGTTTGCTTAGGTACATTAACTGCATAAAcacaaatcctttttttttcagCAATGTAAAAACAAATCCTTTTTTTGTGGGAAAAAGATCACAAGGAATAGAcataaagtaatttttttttttatgaagtgGTTTCATTTTACTGCTTAAACAATCAACTGATTTCTTTCCCTCTGAGAATATGCAATTACAAGTTGattatatgttattttttattagcatgtatatatttgtataagaAGGTGTGATTTTGGTAAAAGTTAACACATAAAATCTACAATCTGCAACATTTGTAGCCTTCAATATTATGTAATCTTAACACTCTGGAGGTGTGGATTTAGAATGATGGAGTAAAGAGAGATAAAGTTTGGGTTGTGGATTTGCTATCTCATCTTTCTTCTTTCCCTTAATTTAACCACTCAATCAATAGACTAGTGGTCACTTTGATTGGTCTTTCCAAGGATTCACTTCATTGGAAGTCATTCTACATCTCAAAAGTATTAATAATGTCACTaggcaaaataattttatgacatGAAACATGACAAATAATATCTATTCCATGTAGTAGTAGTCTCTGGAAATATTGTCATGTTGTTTAGAGAATCTGTCTTTTATATCTTGTAGGAAATCCATCTTCATAATCTAGTGCATCTTCTCATTTGCTTGTTTATTTACTTTGTTAGATTAAGAAATAGCATTGTGTGATTGGAGATCATGTCATCAAGTTTGAAACCTTCCAACTTAATGACCTTACCAATTGTTTATTTCATTAAATTATGAGATTGATAAACTTGTTAAGTTTAGATATTGTGTTCATAtaattatgtttaataaaaaattagtaaaagcaTTTCAGCCAAATAAAGTTAGACATATTTTAGTGCATATAGTTAAGGACTAGTCAtaagtaaaagaaaatatatcatggtgAGCATCATAACTTGCAGGTTCTTATGGAACATAATGAAGGCATTAAATTATTCTATCACATCCCAAACTTGTGGACTTAATTAGACACAAAGTGTTGATATCACCAATAAAGATTATGTGCTaattttctatatattttttta includes:
- the LOC103985345 gene encoding photosynthetic NDH subunit of lumenal location 4, chloroplastic, producing MAISALSVAVSNPRLLPSLPKSHKAPPFLARSASPLHLSLPAPSLPVGDPAEEAATASTSSSSSFLAPVPSTSRRLFGVGVGILAASWFASDASATRIEYYATVGEPLCDMSFARSGLGYCDVAIGTGVEAPRGELINVHYTARFADGTVFDSSYKRGRPLTMRIGVGKVLPGLDQGIIGGGGVPPMLVGGKRKLLIPPLLAYGPEPAGCFQGDCNIPANATLLYDILFVGVYK